The genomic stretch TACAATCACAGAGACGCGTCAGGAAGCGGATGATTTAGAAACAAAGCATCTTAAAATGGTCGAGGAAACCATTCATCAATCTCAGTTAGAAATGCGCGCTCTTTTACTTCATCTTAGACCAGCCGCTTTAAAGGATCGTTCTCTTGAAGAAGGAATAAAGGAACTTCTAAACGAATTGTCACAAAAGGTTCCAATTGATGTGAGTTGGAAACTTGAAACTCTTGAACTAGATAAAGGTGTAGAAGACCACCTCTTTCGTATTTTACAAGAATGTGTTTCCAACACGCTGCGACATGCGAAAGCATCAACACTTGATGTTCTTCTTATTCGGCGTGAGGGGCGAACAATTTTAAGAATTGTTGATGATGGTATTGGATTTAAAATGGATGAGAAGAAAGCTACCTCATATGGTCTACAAAATATGCATGAACGAGCATTAGAAATTGGAGGCGTTCTTAAGTTAGTCAGCTTGCCACAAAAGGGGACAAGACTAGAGGTGAGCGTACCACACGTTGGAGGGGAACGAAATGATTAAGGTGTTGTTTGTTGATGATCATGAAATGGTGCGAATCGGAGTATCGTCTTATTTGTCAGCTCAAGCAGATATTACCGTTGTTGGAGAAGCAGACAATGGAAAGAAAGGTGTAGAACTGGCTCTTTCACTTCGGCCTGATATTATTCTCATGGACCTTGTAATGGAAGAGATGGATGGTATTGAAGCAACGAAGCACATTATTGCAGATTGGCCGGAAGCAAAGATTATTATTGTCACGAGTTTCATTGATGATGAGAAAGTGTATCCGGCACTTGAAGCTGGGGCTACAAGTTACATGCTAAAAACATCAAAAGCTGTGGAAATTGCGAATGCCGTTCGAAAAACCTATCATGGAGAATCTGTGCTTGAACCTGAAGTGACTGGGAAGATGATGTCACGCATGCGTAGCCGGGTTCAAACGCTACCTCACGAAGAGTTAACGGAAAGAGAAATGGAAATACTCTTATTAATGGCCCAGGGTAAAGCAAACCAAACAATCGCTGATGAATGTTTTATTGCTCTTAAAACCGTAAAAGTTCATGTAAGTAATATCCTTGGTAAACTTGAGGTCCAGGATCGAACTCAAGCTGTTATTTACGCATTTAAACACAACCTTGTGAACTGATGAAAAGAAAGCAAAAAAAATCATTAGCACCGAAAATTAAGAAAATTCTTGTATATCACTGTCGAAATAAGTTGATATCATAGTACTAAAAGCCTATTTATCTATTGTAACCGCTTCAATTAAAAATCTTAGGTTTAGGTTGTTTACAAAGCATGAAATCCCTATTATAATCCCGATTGTGCTTACGAAACGAAAACAAAACAACGGGAGGGATAATAGATGCTTCATCACATCAAAACTTATCTGCTAATTACTTTGGGTGCGCTCGGTGTTGCTACCCACGTTCATTTCTTCCTATCTCCTAATAGTCTTGCAACAGGGGGAGTCAGTGGTTTGTCGATTCTGATGAACCATCTTGTCCCAAACCTGTCAGTCGGAATGTTTATGATTATTTTGAACGCAGTTCTTTTGTTAGTTGGAATTCTTTTTCTCGGACCTAAATTCGGTGTTAAAACGATTTATGCAAGCTTTGCGTTATCACTTGCTGTATGGGCATTTGAGCGCTTTATTCCAGTGACTGAGCCATTTAGTCAGGATATCTTAATTCAATTGATCATTGGACAGTGTATTGCTGCAGCTGGCATGGGACTTGTTTTTCATCAGAAAGCTTCTACTGGCGGTACGGATATCATTGCGATGATTCTCAATAAATTCTTCTCAATGGAAGTTGGGAAAGCCGTTCTGGTCTCAGATATTTCAATTGCCCTATTCTCAGTCGTCTTATTTGGACCTGAAATCGGAATGTATGCAATATTTGGTGTCATATTAAACGGCTTAGTGATTGATTATACGCTTCAAAGCTTTGAAGCAAAGAAAGAGATTGTGATCATTAGTAAAGAGAGTGAAGAAATTCGTTCCTTTATTGTTGAAGTAATTGGGAAAGGCGCTACAATTCACACAGCAAGAGGCGCGTTTACTTCAGATGAAAAAGAAGTGATTACAACGATTCTTGGAAGAAAAGATCTTCTAAAACTGAAAAAGCACGTTGGTGCCGTTGATCAAAAAGCCTTTATAACAGTTCATAGTATGAAGGAAATTCTTGGTCAGGATTTTAAATCACTTGCTTAATTGATAAAAGCCTCGTTTCCTTTTGGAAACGAGGCTTTTATTTAGCGTTTATTTTTAATAGCATACACAATAGTGACGATGAAGATCAGTGCAGCAAGAAAGTAGGATGAATAGACGACTAGGGGAACGTCTCCATTTTGATTTTTTACGCCAATTCCAATAAACGCCCATACAAATACGAGCGGATAAACCCAATCTTGCTCTTTCTTTAGGAAAGTAAGGGCCAATATTGTGGCGATAATTAATAGAAGGAAAGTCCATAACGAATCAGATAAGCCGAAACCATCCCAGTCGATGTATGTTAGATAATAACTAATGTTTGCGATTGTCGCTACGCTAATCCATCCAAGATATACGGAAAAAGGGAGTAAGTCAAAGAAGGATGCATCTGCTGCTTTTGCTTTCGTGTATAGTCTGATGAGAGTTAAGAGTAAAAGAAGCATAACAATAACAGATAGTCCGAAGAATTCATAATGCCATAGGAAAATCCATAGACTATTTAGGATGGAGCTTAATACAAATAGTCCGCTCGTTTCCTGATAGACTGGCAGATCGCGACGACTTTTAGGGAATTGGCGAATAACCCATATCCCTAATAAAAGATAAATTAGTCCCCAAATACTAAACACATAACCAGCAGGTGTAAACAATACATTTAGTCTATTTGAAATTTCACCAGTCGTTTGTCCATTTAGTGGAAGTGCATTAGCTAGCCCGTTTACCGTTACGACGATCACGTATGCAATAAGGTTAAGAAGAAATTTACCCATAAGAACCTCCTCGTTATAGTCTATAGTACATACTATTCCTTCTCGACATTAAAGATAACCGCCTTTTTATGAGCAAGAGCACATATAAAAACCTGCTCCAAGTAAGGAGCAGGTGAGTTTGTTTAGCGATTAGGAAGTGTAGCATATTCTGGATCTGCCACTTTAACAAGTTGTTTACCAAGATTTTTACCTTCAAAAAGGCCAAGGAATGCATTTGGAACGTTTTCGAATCCTTCTACGATCGTTTCTTCGTATTTTAATTTACCTTCTTGTAGCCATTTACCAAGTTGTTCAGCACCTTCATTAAAACGATCAGAATAGTCGCCAACAACAAAGCCTTTCATGAGAGAACTTGTTTGAATTAGTTTACCTTGAACGCGTGGACCAAGATCTGCTTCCTTATTATTGTAAGAAGAGATAGCGCCACATACAGGGATGCGAGCAAATTTGTTTAGTAAGCTAATAGCGGCATCGCCTATTTCGCCACCAACATTCTCGTAATATACGTCAATGCCGTCCGGACAAGCGTCTTTTAATGCTTGATAGACGTCCTGTGTTTTGTAATTAATGCCTTCATCAAAGCCAAGCTCGTTTTTAATATAATCGATTTTGTCATCAGAGCCAGCAATACCAACCACACGACAGCCTTTAATTTTAGCGATTTGACCAACTACAGAGCCTACTGCTCCAGCAGCGCCTGAGACGACTACTGTTTCGCCCTCTTTAGGTTGACCGATGTCTAAAAGTCCGAAATAAGCCGTTTGACCTGGCATGCCGAGAATTCCAAGGTGCGTGGTAATTGGGGCAACACTTGGGTCGATTTTGCGAAGGTGTTTTTCGTTCGCTACTGAATATTCTTCCCAGTTTAAGTGCCCGATAACGACGTCACCTTGATTAAAGTGTGATGATTTAGATTCTGCTACTTCAGCTACAACACCACCATTTAATGGTTCATTTACTTGAAATGGTGCTACGTATGATTTTGCATCTCTCATACGACCTCTCATGTAAGGGTCTACTGTAAGGTATAGTGCACGAAGAAGAACTTCTCTATCTTTCGGGGATGGAATGTCCGCTTCAACAATATTGAAGTGTTCCATTGCAGGCATACCTTCTGGTCTTTTTGCTAGATGAATTTGTCTTTGTTTACTCATTCATAATCCCTCCATTATATGATTGATGCTTCATTCATTTCCTATCTAAGCTATTCCACTTAAACGGTACCATAAAACATTACAGTTCATCAAAACATTCGCATTCTAAATATGGAAAGTATTATTTGTTAGGTTAACCAGGATAGAGGGGGGATATTTAGATGAGAGCACATTCAAATAGTTCTTTTTTTGAAAAGAATCGTTGCAATTGGTTATGATACATGTGAGAGGAGGAGAGGCAATTGAGCGAAAAATTAAGCGGATGGATCATGAAGCAAACTTGGGAGGACCTCTTATTCTTGCACTGGTCCGTTGATCCCTACTGGCTTCAATCAATGCTCCCACCTCAATTAGAAGTTGATACGTTTGATGGCAAAGCATGGATTGGGATCGTTCCATTTGAAATGACGCATATTCGGTTTAGAGGATTGCCTTCTGTTCCATTTGCTTCAAGACTACTTGAATTAAATGTACGAACGTATGTGAAATATGGTGAAAGGCGTGGAGTATATTTCTTTAGCCTTGATGCTAGTCATAAAGCAGGTGTCGCGATTGCTAGAAATATTTTTTATCTTCCATACTTTCACGCAAATATGGGTAAAAAAAGCGATGGAAACCAAATTAGTTTCTGGTCCTCACGAACCCATAAAGATGCTAAACAAGCCGATTATCACGTTATTTACGAACCAGTAGGTGATAGCTTCGAGACAACAGAAGGAAATCTTGATTACTGGCTGACAGAAAGAGATCGGCTTTTTGTCGTACGTGAAAACAACGTTTATCAGGGTGAAATTAGGCATGATAAGTGGCCGCTCCAAAAAGTAGACGTGGCTGTTCTCCGAGATACACTCTCTCAGTCGTATTACTATCATGATTCTTACATCACTCATTTTTCTAAATCTGTGACGACCTATTTGTGGCCATTTGAAAAGATAACAAAAACAACAAGCCCCTCTTCGAAGTGAAGGGGGCTTGTTGTCTTACTAAGATTCTAGTGAATGTTTTCTTTGAAAGAAGGGTGGTTCAATTCTACGGAATAGTTTTGTACGGGCAAAACTGAAAAGTATGAGCGCTGCCCAGATTAACGTAAAGCTGACGACGTGTACAGAAGTGAATGATTCATCATAAAGAAATACACCTTGTACAAGCATTAGCGTGGGAGCGATGTATTGTAAAAAGCCAATCATGGAAAGAGAGATGCGATTAGCACCACTTGCAAATAGAAGGAGTGGGACAGCTGTTACGATTCCTGCACCTAGCAATAGACTGAAAATAACTGAATCCTGAATATATAAAGCATCCGCAACGCTAGAGCGCACTGTCATTAAATAGATTAATGCAAACGGCGTGATGAGTAAAGTTTCAATGGTAAGTCCCGTTAGAGCACCAAGTCTTGCTTTCTTTTTCAATAAGCCATATAAACCAAAGCTCATCGCGAGAATAAGAGAAACCCACGGTATTTCCCCAAAACGAAAAACGAGATTTAATACACCAATTGTCGCAAGAAAGAAAGAAATAAGTTGCCAGAATGAAAGTCTTTCTTTTAAGAATAGAATTCCAAGAAGAACGCTAATCAATGGGTTGATGTAATATCCAAGACTTGTTTGAATCACGTGATCGTGATTAACCGCCCAAATGAACGCAAACCAATTAATTGTAATAAATAAAGAAGCAAAGGCAATAGCCATTAGCTTTTTAGGCTGGCGAAAGATGGCGTACAGTTCACCTTTAAAAGAAGAGATTTTCCTCAGCACAGCTAGAATGATTAACATAAAAACAAATGACCAGATGATACGGTGAGCGAGTACTTCTTCAGATGGCACGCTCCCGACTAGCTTCCAATATAGCGGAAGAACCCCCCATAAGAAGTAGGCGCCTGCACCGGAAAGTATACCGATTGTTTGTTCATTATCTAAGTTCTTCATATACGAATCCTCGTTTCAATAGTGTCACTCTTACCAGTTTAGCTTCCTTTCCAAATCATTACAATGAAAAAGAGTTCGGATAGTAACATACATTGTGTAAGAGAGGGAAGGGGGAAAGGTAATGAGGATTGAACGAATTTTATTAGATCAACAAATTGGAGACGTAACAGGTAATGGGATTCCAGATCTTGTTCGTCTTACTGGTACGAAACCTTATGGACCCGACACGCCGTTTGTCGATGAAGTGTTGTTAACGATTCAGAATGACGGTTCGGGAGGAGAGGTTTCTTTCTCACTACCCGGAAGTAGTGGTTATCGTCCTACTCTTTATTTGGGAGATTTTACAGGGAATAAGGTAAAGGAAATATTAGTTCGCACGGATTCAGGAGGAAGTGGAGGCATCACGTATGACTTTCTATATTCTTATCTCAATCAATCTTTAAGATTACTTTTTGATCAACAAAGCTTTTATGAGTCTTTTACTTATGAGGTGAATTATCTTGATTACTAT from Bacillus sp. Cs-700 encodes the following:
- a CDS encoding VCBS repeat-containing protein, with translation MRIERILLDQQIGDVTGNGIPDLVRLTGTKPYGPDTPFVDEVLLTIQNDGSGGEVSFSLPGSSGYRPTLYLGDFTGNKVKEILVRTDSGGSGGITYDFLYSYLNQSLRLLFDQQSFYESFTYEVNYLDYYQAKVENKTLNQSYVVSLLYKGKEYLSEIYKENGQLKAPIAGDVLPPGGVYPIDLQRDGVDELLVYQRVIGRYNADGLGFLSTPLQWKENQFVPMYQTLCIFG
- a CDS encoding DUF2071 domain-containing protein, which gives rise to MSEKLSGWIMKQTWEDLLFLHWSVDPYWLQSMLPPQLEVDTFDGKAWIGIVPFEMTHIRFRGLPSVPFASRLLELNVRTYVKYGERRGVYFFSLDASHKAGVAIARNIFYLPYFHANMGKKSDGNQISFWSSRTHKDAKQADYHVIYEPVGDSFETTEGNLDYWLTERDRLFVVRENNVYQGEIRHDKWPLQKVDVAVLRDTLSQSYYYHDSYITHFSKSVTTYLWPFEKITKTTSPSSK
- a CDS encoding YitT family protein — translated: MLHHIKTYLLITLGALGVATHVHFFLSPNSLATGGVSGLSILMNHLVPNLSVGMFMIILNAVLLLVGILFLGPKFGVKTIYASFALSLAVWAFERFIPVTEPFSQDILIQLIIGQCIAAAGMGLVFHQKASTGGTDIIAMILNKFFSMEVGKAVLVSDISIALFSVVLFGPEIGMYAIFGVILNGLVIDYTLQSFEAKKEIVIISKESEEIRSFIVEVIGKGATIHTARGAFTSDEKEVITTILGRKDLLKLKKHVGAVDQKAFITVHSMKEILGQDFKSLA
- a CDS encoding TspO/MBR family protein, which produces MGKFLLNLIAYVIVVTVNGLANALPLNGQTTGEISNRLNVLFTPAGYVFSIWGLIYLLLGIWVIRQFPKSRRDLPVYQETSGLFVLSSILNSLWIFLWHYEFFGLSVIVMLLLLLTLIRLYTKAKAADASFFDLLPFSVYLGWISVATIANISYYLTYIDWDGFGLSDSLWTFLLLIIATILALTFLKKEQDWVYPLVFVWAFIGIGVKNQNGDVPLVVYSSYFLAALIFIVTIVYAIKNKR
- a CDS encoding sensor histidine kinase, with translation MSVIQRHMFIGALLSLLLLILFTVAYLSVYPIASFSLLFEKDLMDLPFGLIVPIMTIILGGVAGGISGFYVSKELQYVADTLQELDKGRTIHNKNSTVLNGVFEQISKLQNRINEQVRLAQKLANEKAEDHEKRVQQVVSEERNRLARELHDSVSQQLFAASMLMSTITETRQEADDLETKHLKMVEETIHQSQLEMRALLLHLRPAALKDRSLEEGIKELLNELSQKVPIDVSWKLETLELDKGVEDHLFRILQECVSNTLRHAKASTLDVLLIRREGRTILRIVDDGIGFKMDEKKATSYGLQNMHERALEIGGVLKLVSLPQKGTRLEVSVPHVGGERND
- a CDS encoding response regulator transcription factor translates to MIKVLFVDDHEMVRIGVSSYLSAQADITVVGEADNGKKGVELALSLRPDIILMDLVMEEMDGIEATKHIIADWPEAKIIIVTSFIDDEKVYPALEAGATSYMLKTSKAVEIANAVRKTYHGESVLEPEVTGKMMSRMRSRVQTLPHEELTEREMEILLLMAQGKANQTIADECFIALKTVKVHVSNILGKLEVQDRTQAVIYAFKHNLVN
- a CDS encoding NADP-dependent oxidoreductase, with product MSKQRQIHLAKRPEGMPAMEHFNIVEADIPSPKDREVLLRALYLTVDPYMRGRMRDAKSYVAPFQVNEPLNGGVVAEVAESKSSHFNQGDVVIGHLNWEEYSVANEKHLRKIDPSVAPITTHLGILGMPGQTAYFGLLDIGQPKEGETVVVSGAAGAVGSVVGQIAKIKGCRVVGIAGSDDKIDYIKNELGFDEGINYKTQDVYQALKDACPDGIDVYYENVGGEIGDAAISLLNKFARIPVCGAISSYNNKEADLGPRVQGKLIQTSSLMKGFVVGDYSDRFNEGAEQLGKWLQEGKLKYEETIVEGFENVPNAFLGLFEGKNLGKQLVKVADPEYATLPNR
- the rarD gene encoding EamA family transporter RarD codes for the protein MKNLDNEQTIGILSGAGAYFLWGVLPLYWKLVGSVPSEEVLAHRIIWSFVFMLIILAVLRKISSFKGELYAIFRQPKKLMAIAFASLFITINWFAFIWAVNHDHVIQTSLGYYINPLISVLLGILFLKERLSFWQLISFFLATIGVLNLVFRFGEIPWVSLILAMSFGLYGLLKKKARLGALTGLTIETLLITPFALIYLMTVRSSVADALYIQDSVIFSLLLGAGIVTAVPLLLFASGANRISLSMIGFLQYIAPTLMLVQGVFLYDESFTSVHVVSFTLIWAALILFSFARTKLFRRIEPPFFQRKHSLES